A genomic window from Streptomyces sp. WMMC940 includes:
- the sdhA gene encoding succinate dehydrogenase flavoprotein subunit: MKIHKYDTVIVGAGGAGMRAAIESTKRSRTAVLTKLYPTRSHTGAAQGGMAAALANVEEDNWEWHTFDTVKGGDYLVDQDAAEILAKEAIDAVLDLEKMGLPFNRTPNGTIDQRRFGGHSRNHGEAPVRRSCYAADRTGHMILQTLYQNCVKEGVEFFNEFYVLDQLITEVDGVKKSAGVVAYELATGEIHVFQAKAVIYASGGTGKFFKVTSNAHTLTGDGQAACYRRGLPLEDMEFFQFHPTGIWRMGILLTEGARGEGGILRNKDGERFMEKYAPVMKDLASRDVVSRSIYTEIREGRGCGPEGDHVYLDLTHLPPEQLDAKLPDITEFARTYLGIEPYTDPIPIQPTAHYAMGGIPTNVEGEVLADNTTVVPGLYAAGEVACVSVHGANRLGTNSLLDINVFGKRAGIAAADYSAKAEWVDLPENPASLVEEQVERLRNSTGAERVAELRRELQETMDANVMVFRTEQTIKTAVEKIAELRERYKNVSVQDKGKRFNTDLLEAVELGNLLDLAEVMAVSALARKESRGGHYREDFPNRDDVNFMRHTMAYREVGADGTETVRLDYKPVVQTRYQPMERKY; this comes from the coding sequence ATGAAGATTCACAAGTACGACACCGTCATCGTCGGCGCCGGCGGCGCCGGCATGCGCGCCGCCATCGAGTCGACGAAGCGCAGCCGTACCGCCGTGCTCACCAAGCTGTACCCGACCCGCTCCCACACGGGCGCCGCGCAGGGCGGCATGGCCGCCGCGCTGGCGAACGTGGAGGAGGACAACTGGGAGTGGCACACCTTCGACACGGTCAAGGGCGGTGACTACCTGGTCGACCAGGACGCCGCCGAGATCCTGGCGAAGGAGGCCATCGACGCCGTCCTCGACCTGGAGAAGATGGGCCTGCCGTTCAACCGGACGCCGAACGGCACCATCGACCAGCGCCGCTTCGGCGGCCACTCCCGCAACCACGGCGAGGCCCCGGTCCGCCGGTCCTGCTACGCCGCGGACCGCACGGGCCACATGATCCTCCAGACGCTGTACCAGAACTGCGTCAAGGAGGGCGTGGAGTTCTTCAACGAGTTCTACGTCCTCGACCAGCTGATCACCGAGGTCGACGGCGTCAAGAAGTCGGCCGGCGTGGTCGCCTACGAGCTGGCCACCGGCGAGATCCACGTCTTCCAGGCGAAGGCCGTCATCTACGCCTCCGGCGGCACCGGCAAGTTCTTCAAGGTGACCTCCAACGCGCACACGCTCACCGGTGACGGCCAGGCGGCCTGCTACCGGCGCGGCCTGCCGCTGGAGGACATGGAGTTCTTCCAGTTCCACCCGACGGGCATCTGGCGCATGGGCATCCTCCTCACCGAGGGCGCCCGCGGCGAGGGCGGCATCCTCCGCAACAAGGACGGCGAGCGCTTCATGGAGAAGTACGCGCCCGTCATGAAGGACCTCGCCTCCCGCGACGTCGTCTCCCGCTCCATCTACACGGAGATCCGCGAAGGCCGCGGCTGCGGCCCCGAGGGCGACCACGTCTACCTGGACCTGACGCACCTCCCGCCGGAGCAGCTGGACGCCAAGCTCCCGGACATCACCGAGTTCGCGCGTACGTACCTCGGCATCGAGCCCTACACGGACCCGATCCCGATCCAGCCGACCGCGCACTACGCGATGGGCGGCATCCCGACCAATGTCGAGGGCGAGGTCCTGGCGGACAACACCACCGTCGTACCGGGCCTGTACGCCGCGGGTGAGGTCGCCTGCGTGTCGGTGCACGGCGCCAACCGCCTCGGCACCAACTCGCTCCTCGACATCAACGTCTTCGGCAAGCGGGCCGGCATCGCCGCCGCCGACTACTCGGCGAAGGCCGAGTGGGTGGACCTGCCGGAGAACCCGGCCTCCCTCGTGGAGGAGCAGGTCGAGCGCCTGCGCAACTCCACGGGCGCCGAGCGGGTCGCCGAACTGCGCCGCGAGCTGCAGGAGACGATGGACGCCAACGTGATGGTGTTCCGTACGGAGCAGACCATCAAGACGGCCGTCGAGAAGATCGCCGAACTGCGCGAGCGCTACAAGAACGTGTCCGTCCAGGACAAGGGCAAGCGGTTCAACACGGATCTGCTGGAGGCCGTCGAGCTGGGCAACCTGCTCGACCTGGCCGAGGTCATGGCCGTCTCCGCCCTGGCCCGCAAGGAGTCCCGCGGCGGTCACTACCGCGAGGACTTCCCGAACCGCGACGACGTCAACTTCATGCGCCACACCATGGCGTACCGCGAGGTCGGCGCCGACGGCACCGAGACCGTGCGTCTCGACTACAAGCCCGTCGTCCAGACCCGCTACCAGCCGATGGAGCGTAAGTACTGA
- a CDS encoding succinate dehydrogenase iron-sulfur subunit, translating into MATPTMDKVEAESVSSPSSPYITVTFRIRRFNPEISDAAVWEDFQIEIDPKERVLDGLHKIKWDVDGTLTFRRSCAHGICGSDAMRINGKNRLACKTLIKDINPEKPITIEAIKGLTVLKDLVVDMEPFFQAYRDVMPFLVTKGNEPTRERLQSAEDRERFDDTTKCILCAACTSSCPVFWNDGQYFGPAAIVNAHRFIFDSRDEAGEQRLEILNDKDGVWRCRTTFNCTDACPRGIEVTKAIQEVKRALITRRF; encoded by the coding sequence ATGGCTACCCCGACCATGGACAAGGTGGAGGCAGAGTCCGTCTCCTCCCCCTCCTCCCCGTACATCACGGTCACCTTCCGGATCCGCCGCTTCAACCCGGAGATCTCGGACGCGGCGGTCTGGGAGGACTTCCAGATCGAGATCGACCCGAAGGAGCGCGTGCTCGACGGTCTCCACAAGATCAAGTGGGACGTCGACGGCACGCTGACCTTCCGGCGCTCCTGCGCGCACGGCATCTGCGGCTCCGACGCGATGCGGATCAACGGCAAGAACAGGCTCGCCTGCAAGACGCTGATCAAGGACATCAACCCGGAGAAGCCCATCACGATCGAGGCCATAAAGGGCCTGACGGTCCTCAAGGACCTGGTCGTGGACATGGAGCCGTTCTTCCAGGCGTACCGGGACGTCATGCCGTTCCTGGTCACCAAGGGCAACGAGCCGACGCGCGAACGGCTGCAGTCGGCCGAGGACCGCGAGCGGTTCGACGACACCACCAAGTGCATCCTGTGCGCCGCGTGCACGTCGTCCTGCCCGGTGTTCTGGAACGACGGGCAGTACTTCGGCCCGGCGGCGATCGTCAACGCGCACCGCTTCATCTTCGACTCGCGTGACGAGGCGGGCGAGCAGCGCCTGGAGATCCTCAACGACAAGGACGGCGTGTGGCGCTGCCGCACGACGTTCAACTGCACGGACGCCTGCCCGCGTGGCATCGAGGTCACGAAGGCCATCCAGGAGGTCAA